The genomic segment tacgatcaatactccccccatcctcccgatcagtggtctataatgagggaataatccgcctcggacatgaggcttccatgtattcacacaatgcggcagctccgtcctagagaaggtgggggctctgagaagagcgggGGGCGGAGACAGCAGGAGGGGCGGGGTTCACAGCCATCTAATCAGCCGAGCCGGTGGGCGGAGCAGCAGGGCTCATTTACATTCATTCATTTGAGCCAGGGGGGGCGGAGCAGGAGGGGCTCACATCATCCATTCAGATGagacgggggcggagcttctccacggccgctgaattctaattgagcgggaatttcaaaagccaagGTGCTAgttctatagccccgcccccataGCCTGCTCAGTATTAACCCGTCAGTGGCCGCCTTCTCCCGCCCCCTACCGGAGAAGGGGAGAACAGTCCCGTAGTCACTGTGCGGAGAAGAGCGGCTCCATCGCTGCGCTGGTGTCCAGGGATAGagcgcacgacccccctgcaggcaccgtacactcagcggcggcatcactaccagcagggggcggggcgcagtgaggggcggttatcagccgagcagcgaggccctgatagacgGAAGAGAGCGGCGCTGACAGGGTTAACCCGCCCCCTATTCCTGCCCGCAGAGGAGCCGGAGCCCCCGCCCGCTGTGAGCGGAGAACGAGGGCAGAAGGGCGGAGTGGAGCTCGTCTGAGGAGGAGGtggcggctctgagaagagcctttggggGAGAGGTGCGGGCGGCGCCGGTTACTTCTTGGCCGCGCTCTTCTTGGCTTTCGCCGCTTTCTTAGCCGGACTCTTGGCAGCCTTGGGTTTCGCCGCCTTCTTAGCCGGACTCTTGGCCAGCTTCTTGGGGGCAGCCTTCGGCTTCTTGGGGCTCTTGGCTGCTTTCTTGGCCGCGGCTGGTTTCTTAGCCTTTTTCGGGCTCTTGGCCGGAGCCTTCTTGGGCTTCTTCGGGGATTTAGCGGGTTTCTTGGCCGCAGTAGCTGCAGGTTTCTTGGCCGCCGCCGGCTTCTTCTTCTTGGCCGCCGCCTTGtccttggtctcctgctgcttctTGTTGAGCTTGAAGGAGCCGGAGGCGCCGCTGCCCTTCACCTGGGTGAGGGTCCCCTTGGTGACCAGAGCCCTGATGGCCACCTTGATGCGGCTATTGTTCTTCTCTACATCGCATCCTCCGGCAGCCAGAGCCTTCTTCAGGGCGGCCAGAGACACCCCGCTGCGCTCCTTGGAGGCGGACACGGCTGTGACCAGGAGCTCGGACACGCTGGGACCGGACGGCTTCTTGCTTTTCTTGGCGCCCCCTGCTGCCGCGGCGGATTTCCTCGGCTGCTTCTTGGACTTGGCGGCCGCTTcggcgggaggaggaggagcggcgGCTGCTGGCGCGGTCTCTGCCATCGTGTGAGACGTGGGGAGAAAACACAAAGACTTCTCCTGGAGAAAACACTGAGGCCGGAGCCGGGACCGCCTCTTATATGTGCAGCGCTGCGCAGTGATTGGCTgccgagctccgcctcctgcgcgTCTATTGGCTGACACTGGACACAGGCCCCGCCTTCACCCCTCTCAGCCCGGCTGCAGCTCCGCTCTCCCCTTGTGCTTCCCTGCCCGGGAGAAGAGCCCTTTAGCGGCTAGAACCGGACAGGAGAGGCCGCCTTCTCCGCGCCTTCCTCCTCCCGGACATCCCCCCTCACCGTGTGTCGCCGTCTGTGGCGGAGGAGGCCGGAGCAGGCCCCGGGATCTCCGCCACAGTCCTCCCGCTCTGCCTGACGTTCTGCACATCCGGCTGGATCCGGCCCGATGGCTCCGCTGCGGGGGCTCGTTCCCTCTCTTCCCGGCCCTCGTCCCCATCCCAGGGCTCTTTCCCACAAGGTGGGGCCGCAGGAagctgcttggacgctgcggggaGGAGCTGGAGCCGCGGAGAGCCCGGGAGGGTAACACAGGCGGCGGCCTCCGCTCCCTGCCGGCTCCAGTGCTCCGTGTCCCCGCACATTCCCCGCCGCagtgatgccgcctcatgtgtGTACAGGGCTCTCAGGGGGCAGAGATGCGTCTTGTGGTCAGGGCTCCGCAGATGACAGAGGACTTCTCTCCTGGGCTCCTGGCTGCAGCAGAGGGGGTGCCGGTACAATGGGGCAGAGTATGGCCCCGCCCCCTAGAAGTGTGGACCCCGCTTTACTGACCCCCGGAAACATTCTGGGGAGTAAGAAAAGTAGAGAAAACTGCCCCTATAATCCCCCTCATTGCACCTCCGTAATCTCAGTACAATACGGCaaaagtatagtatattatagtacagtataggacagtatattatagtatagtacagtatattatagtacagtatagcatagtatagtacagtatattatagtacagtatagtatattatagtatagtacagtatattatagtatagtacagtatagtatattatagtacagtatataatagtatagtgcagtatagtatataatagtacagtatataatagtatagtgcagtatattatagtatagtgcagtatattataggacagtatagtacagtatattatagtatagtacagtatatcaccgTATAGTAtaatacattacagcactgtatagtatattatagtatagtacagtatattatagtacagcatagtacagtatatcatagtatagtgcagcacggtatagtacaggacagtatagtatagcacaatatagtatagtacagcacggtatacatagtaacatagtaacatagtacataaggccgaaaaaagacatttgtccatccagttcggcctgttatcctgcaagttaatccagaggaaggcaaaaaaccctgtgaggtagaagccaattttctccactttaggggaataaaaaatttcttcccgactccaatcaggcatcagaataactccctggatcaacgacccctctctagtagctatagcctgtaatattattacgctctagaaatacatccaggccccttttgaattcctttattgtactcaccatcaccacctcctcaggcagagagtccatagtctcactgctcttacagtatagagtccatagtctcactgctcttaccgtaaagagtccatagtctcactgctcttacagtaaagagtccatagtctcactgctcttacagtaaagagtccatagtctcactgctcttacagtaaagagtccatagtctcactgctcttacagtatagagtccatagtctcactgctcttacagtaaagagtccatagtctcactgctcttacagtatagagtccatagtctcactgctcttacagtacagagtccatagtctcactgctcttacagtatagagcccatagtctcactgctcttacagtatagagcccatagtctcactgctcttacagtaaagagtccatagtcttactgctcttacagtatagagtccatagtctcactgctcttacagtacagagtccatagtctcactgctcttacagtaaagagtccatagtctcactgctcttacagtatagagcccatagtctcactgctcttacagtaaagagtccatagtcttactgctcttacagtaaagagtccacagtctcactgctcttactgtaaagagtccacagtctcactgctcttacagtaaagagtccatagtctcactgctcttacagtaaagtgtccatagtctcactgctcttacagtaaagagtccatagtctcaccgctcttacagtaaagagtccatagtctcaccgctcttacagtaaagagtccatagtctcactgctcttacagtatagagtccatagtctcactgctcttacagtatagagtccatagtctcactgctcttacagtaaagagtccatagtctcactgctcttacagtaaagagtccatagtctcactgctcttacagtacagagtccatagtctcactgctcttacagtaaagagtccatagtctcactgctcttacagtatagagtccatagtctctctgctcttacagtaaagagtccacagtctcgctgctcttacagtaaagagtccatagtctcactgctcttacagtacagagtccatagtctcactgctcttacagtaaagagtccatagtctcactgctcttacagtaaagagtccatagtctcactgctcttacagtaaagagtccatagtctcactgctcttacagtatagagtccatagtctcactgctcttacagtaaagattccatagtctcactgctcttacagtaaagagtccatagtctcactgctcttacagtaaagagtccatagtctcactgctcttacagtatagagtccatagtctcactgctcttacagtaaagagtccatagtctcactgctcttacagtaaagagtccatagtctctctgctcttacagtaaagaatccatattctcactgctcttacagtaaagagtccatagtctcactg from the Bufo bufo chromosome 2, aBufBuf1.1, whole genome shotgun sequence genome contains:
- the LOC120991869 gene encoding histone H1B-like, translating into MAETAPAAAAPPPPAEAAAKSKKQPRKSAAAAGGAKKSKKPSGPSVSELLVTAVSASKERSGVSLAALKKALAAGGCDVEKNNSRIKVAIRALVTKGTLTQVKGSGASGSFKLNKKQQETKDKAAAKKKKPAAAKKPAATAAKKPAKSPKKPKKAPAKSPKKAKKPAAAKKAAKSPKKPKAAPKKLAKSPAKKAAKPKAAKSPAKKAAKAKKSAAKK